The stretch of DNA NNNNNNNNNNNNNNNNNNNNNNNNNNNNNNNNNNNNNNNNNNNNNNNNNNNNNNNNNNNNNNNNNNNNNNNNNNNNNNNNNNNNNNNNNNNNNNNNNNNNNNNNNNNNNNNNNNNNNNNNNNNNNNNNNNNNNNNNNNNNNNNNNNNNNNNNNNNNNNNNNNNNNNNNNNNNNNNNNNNNNNNNNNNNNAGCAGGAAGGGCAAGGCCCCCGCCCGCCATTCCCCCGCCCTCCCCGCGCCGTCGCGCGCTCCCCGGCAGAGGCAACGCATTAATgtgccagtgcaccaggcggagtggcactggcagcacTGCGTGCCTCTGCCGTACCCCGACGCCACGTTGCCGCATGACTAGCATTTGGATCCGGAGAGGACCCCGGTGCCGGCCGCGCCGCGGTCGGCGAGGACCCatgcggaggaggtgcggcgccggtGGGCGTTGCTTACGCCGGAGCAGCGCGCCGACCCGGACTACGCATTCAACTCACCGAACTAGGCTTGTTGGTTTGCCTTCGAGCatgaggaggcgaggcgacgcggCGTCCGCGGTGTCGACCGCAGCCTGCCGCCGGTCCCGCTCGTCATCCGCGACGAGGACCAGGAGGCCAAGGCCGCCTACCAGGCGGCCATTAaggagagcgaggaggaggagtggtggagggaggcggaggaggcggcattCCAAGCTGCCATGGCAGAGGCCATGGCCTTCTCCGTGGTGGGTGACTGTGTCGTGCCGCCAGTGACCCCGTCGTCCCCGCTCAAAGCCGAGCCGAAGGAGCCGGGCCCCCTCGAGCGCCACTCGTGGACCGGAGTAGTGCGCGAGTGGGTCAGCTCTCCGCCGATCTGGCTCGGGGCGACGGAGGAACAGGAGTCGGCCTACCTCAACCACTAGCGCAGCGTTCGGCTGGCCGAGGAGTGCCGGGAGGGCGAGCGCCTTCAGCTGCTCAAgcgcgaggccgaggaggaggcgcacCAGGCCCAGGCAGCGGCGGCGCAGCCCGCGGCAGCACAGCCCAACATCGCCGCCCTCTGGAACACAGCGTTCCCCTGGGTCGGCCCTGCGCCGACGCTGATCGACCTCACCGGCCCCGATGCAGACGCCGACAACGACGAGGATGAGGACGCCTGGGGCAGTGCGCCATCGTCTAGTTTTtagttttttatgtttaattaatgTAACGTGGACTATTGCCAGCCTTCGTGGCCGTCTTTTATGTttaactagaagaacgcccgtgcgttgcaacggggccacattaactttaagagttcaatatcagttatgttaatattacatttaatatattcatacatatcaagtgacattggttTTGGTATTTgaagattgattaccatccgttaGTTGGGTTACCAAAGAAGAAATCAATCACCATATGTAAAAAAAAGAACTACATTGCATATGCTTACACCTCATCTACTCGTGAGAATATATAGAATTGGAGCAAACAAAATCGTATACAGAACACATCATCACTGTTTGATACTCCTGCATGCATTAGTGAAATAAGCACACAAGTTATAAAACCAACTTAGTACAAAGCATAAGATGAAAAATTCTTAGTATAGAACATACGAAAAGGTCCCCACGCTAACACTATGTGCCCTAAAAACAACCACAAGCGGTCCTGCATCATGATTTATTCGGTACATGTACAATCGTGCATCTGCTCCAGCTCATCAGAAACACAGACAATCATTATGCATATTTTTCGCAAGGTAGCTCAATATGAAACAACCTTGATTGAAACATCATTTCACTATAAATTTGAAGAAAATATGAGATTGGGTCATACACTAAAATACGTGCACATGAACTACCAAAGGCCATGCTAAAATAATATTAGATCTGGTAATTTTGGGATACCCTCACAGGAAGTGATACCAAATAGAAACTTCATCATTTAAATACTCATCGACAATTTTGAGAAATCCTTACATGAAGAaggagcaaatagaaacttgatcaATCTAAATACTCCTATAATGACCTCAACGCCCTTAAAGTATATATGGACGCCTGTGCCACACCGCGTCGATCGCGCCCGCCACTGTCGTCGCGCTCACCGCAGCCACCGCACCACTGTGACCCGCGTGACGCACACCCTAGCCACACGCCACACTCTCGCTAGCTGCGCTCGCCCCGTCTGCTGCCGCCTATCCCTTCGCTCGCCCCGCAGCCACGCCTCTGCCTCGCGCCCCCTCCTGTCACGGCCATCTTCTGTCGGCCACCCCCTCAGCCACGCCGGCCGCTTGCCTCGCCTGCTGCATGCTGCTTCCTGCTGCTATGCGATGCTCTACCGCTGGTACGCTGTTGCGCCATGTCCTCGACACCGCCATGGACAAACATGGCGGAGGGATTGTCAATGGAGTacaaggaggaggtggcggagaaggtgtggagaggcaggAGGTCTGGGGTGGTGGAGATGtttatgcgagaaggagccggagcggaagaagaggtcacaattggaaagaatcgcaaaaaaatcataacctgaagatctcattccaaaaaaaatgctaatatcgatggaggggtgatttTCTTCTATAGGTGAGAAACATAGAAAATATTAgttgttatcaaggaaaggtaaaaatttaggtaagttaggattttgaactgatttctatgcaaatggggttttattgtttggtaacgtgatatcagtacctgcccgtttgtgacgtgtctgatttaaaaagtttgcaaatgttaagaaactatttattgggagaaaagtttgtgacgtgtctgttatttgtttcctaaaacaaatttgatttagataagttaggaaagttagattaaaatatattatttatttcctgaaaatttgttatttgtttcctaagacaaattgagtcaataaaaggaatcgattgatttgcataatttaaaaaagttagatccgtgatttgttatacgttaggaaagttTTGGTTGTAATAAAgaatggagagaaaaataaaccgatggaccagggtgggagggggtggtgggaggagagacaaAAAAAGCAATGAAAAAAAACCAGCAAAAATAAACCGTGAAGACTATTCACCAATTCCTCCATTAGAAATAGAGATTAATacttgttttatttttaaaatGCTTATAATCATTTCTTTTATTTTTCGCATCGATAGAAATCGGTCGGGCCAGCGTTGGTCGCTCGCGTCGATCCAAACACGATAGCGAACGTTTGTGTCCGTCTGTCAGATCCAAACGGACAAAAGACGGATAAAagtgccgtccgtttgggtcgtccCGTCGGATAGACCTGATAAAACAAGCAGCGAGTACATAAGCCAATCATGATTCACGACATATCTTcccgcaaaaaaaatgattcacgacAATATCATCAGTCGTGGGAACGGATCATTAGCCAGCCGCGTAGTCACAGGCACATGCCGCCGGACGAAGAAATCTGCATGTCACAACTTTTCGATCATAATTCTGGAGCCGACGGACGAGTGCGCGCGCAGCCGTCATGGGCTCGGGTCCCCCACGTCTCGGGCGTCTGTCACAGCAGGTGGACCGAGGCTCCACCACTGCGGCACGTGGAGGCTCTCAGCGAGTCATCAGTAGCCAGTCAGCTTTGTCACGGCCCAAAAGAGCGTTTCGTCGTGGAATACTCGCGTTCTCCCATCACACGCTCACCCCACTCTTCAGTCAAATATACGGGCACGCGACGTGCAACGGCACCGTAGTTTCGGTTGCACGGTTGAACACCGTCGGCTTCGATTAACCACGTGCTCATGAGAGAATTACGCGGTCACCACGGCACGGCAAATCTCTCGCTTGAAGCTTCAGATCACGGCGCGGCGGTAGGAtcagtctgcctgaaaactccaaCTCCAAGCCTGGCTTCAGGTTTGACACGTTCCATTCCGCCCGGACACCGGCCACACCCACACGTCTAATCCCACAAACCGGAGACGCGTCCGTCGTCGTGAACCCGTCAAGCAAGGCCGATCTTGTACACACGCACGCATACGACCTACGTCCCATCATCGTCACATAGGCAGGCATCGTCAGGTACAAATCTACAACCAACCAGGCACACGAACCTGACCAAGACACAACAGGTTTCTCTCCGTTGCAAAAGCAGCAGCATCATCTGGGTTGCCATCAGCATTCAGCATTCAGCAAGACTCGGCCAATGCTGCTGTTACATACAAATTACAAATGCACCATTAGTAGTAGTAAGGTAAGATGCAACTTGTGTACGCAGCCGGCACGCAGCCATCACCCTGTACAACACCGCCTCGCCCATTCACATCACCACATGAGCTGCTTGGCCCCTCTCTTCTTGACGACGGCGTCGAAGCGGCCGTCGACCATGCTGATCTGGTCCATGAGGGACCGCCGGATGTGGCCGGGCGGCGTCTCCGTGATGCCCGCCAGGTACACGTCGGAGGAGAGGTCGAACTTGAGGGAGGCCATGGGCGTGTTGGGCTTCTTCACCAGGTCGTCCTCCAGCATGATCTCCGCCACCCGAGACAGTATGCTGAACGCCACCCCCACAAGAACCCTCGAGTAGGCCTCCACGATGGCGTGCCCCACGTCCTGCACCATCCAAGGAGTTCTTCTCAGAAAAATGCACAAGCAAGCATCGCTTTAACCCACCGGCATGTTGTGCCATGACAAACTTATTATTACCTCGTTATACTGGACCTTCACAACGTCGATGAACGTCGGAGGCAGGTTGGGGAATCTGGACTTCAAGAGCTGGATGAGGGTCTCGACCCTTTCGATGCACGCCGACATCTTCTCCAGCTCCGACGAGCTGTCCTTCATGAACTTCCACGAATGCCGTGCAGGGGACCTCCTGCTTCTCTCCTCTGAGATCCTTTGGTTCCATGCAAACAGTGCACCTTCTAACCGGTTCATGGTCTCCAGCACGCTATGCTCGGTTTTCAGACTCAGAGAAACAAAGATTTCTTCGATGGGAATATAGTCCGTGGTTATGGCATGGTACAGGTCTTCCCCCAAGCTAGATCTGCCAGACTGCAAGTCCAATCAAGTATTCATTATGATCATGCAATCTATTATACAACTCGGTAAAAAATGCAAGTAAAATGCGAGTAAATATGATTTGTGTACTTGCCTTTGGAAGGGCGTCCATAACAGCCATGGGAATAGGGATCTGAAGCAGGACTTGTTCGTTGATAGACTTGGCAGCTTTGAGGATTTGATGAACAAGTTTAGCCTGAAACACAATCCTTTTTCGCTGAAACTGAGATAGCCCTTGTTCAGGGACACAAGGGGATGGAAGCCACCACTTTTTGGTCTGTCTTTCACCATTATTTTTGCCCTGGCCACCTGATCGGCTGCCACTCTCCACGTACCAATACTCCGTGTCCACCATTGAGTCCAGAACTTCCTGCATGTTTGGTTGCATATGCCATTGGTAAATCCAAACTGTCGCAAACACGCATAATTTGCGGAATATGCAATATTTGTTATGGACAGATCGATGTTTTTTGATAGAGATGAAAATTGTGTTAGATCTGCATATCCATATAGTGCTCTCTATCAAAGATAATTTTAAGAGAGATGAAAACATAGTGGCAACATACAATTAGCATGGAATCAAGCTTCTGTAGAGCAGGAAGGTTCACATGAACGTCTGAACGGGCCTTCGGGGTCATAATCTGCATgaagcaaccaaataaaaaagtttTTACATCTCAGATAAACTTCATGCAAACAGAGAACACTTAATTCAGTTGCTCATTAGCCATTACCTCAAACATGCACCCATCTGCTCCATTTTGCTTTGTGGGTACCAGCTCGACCATGTAGGTCGTAGGAGAAAGCAACCAGTCCATTTCCTTCCGCCACCtgatctttttttcctcacacaatGGTTCCAACTTCCACAGCTCTCCAAAAATAGTGGCTGTCATGGCGAACGCTCATTTTAGTGATGATGACGGTATAGAAGGAATACTAAATTGGGTAGCTTGTGAAGTTCAGTATACCTGAGAGATTGGTTATGCCATTGGACAAGGCCAGAGCAGCGCAAACTCCTCTGGCACCTCCAGAAACGTCATCACCAAGCAGTAGCTTTGCAAACTTCTCCTTCATGATTTCGATATCAGCAGCACTCAACGTATATGTGATTGGGTTCTTCCCTTTGACAGGGAGTAGATGGATAGCATCGAGCGTATCCAACTCATAAAGTGAATGCTCCTCCTGCTTGCTCAATGGAAGGCATTGGGAAGAGAAGGAAGAGCCATCAACATCTTTGCTGGAGGAGCAACTTGAAGCTTCATCTTCAAGGGAATCAGCGGTGACACAGCCATCCGGCCCTGTTGTTGCACTAACGCCACTATCCTCATCATATGAGGAACTATTGAAAATGCAGCTCTCGAGGCCATTGTATGTCGTCACCTCTGCATCAGTGGATATTTTTCAATTTATATGCACAACTGAAAAAATATATTACAGAGACATATGCACTGAAAATGCTTAGTCAGATGCCACGGCGCAATAGCACCTGAGCATAGGATATCGCAAAGAACGGATTAAAATAGGATATACAACTGCTATTGGATTCTTTGGACCACTGAACTTATGCAAGCATACATATGCACCTTATTGGGAATATTTTAAGTAAGCTTTGCAGCTCATCGTGGTTTACCAAGAACAAACACAGGAGTAACTATGAATTGACCAATGTACGTCCATTGTTAATTAGATAGGAGGAACGATAATTAAAGTAGGCATTGCAGCGTCTGGGACTCTTTCGTCCACTAAGCTTACAAAAGTGCATATGAGCGCTTCATTAGAACGATAACGCAAGTTAGCTGTTGATGTTCCAGGTGATTTAAAGAGAACCCCTGGTTAACCAAGGAATGAGTACAGCAGTAAAGCCAACTACGCATTCTACAGTCAGGTGCTGACCATTCATGGACAAACTTAGAACGACGTTATAAGTAGGCTATCCCACATGCTTTTCTGATGAGATTATAACAATCCATCTCAGGGAGAACTTTGAAAGTGCATCTGCAAAAGAATCGTGTGCATCTCTGTACGACGGTATAGACTACATAGTTGTGACCCAGACTTAGCTTAATCTAAAGTCCAAACTACCTATTAGCTATAGTATCATCACAGAAACGGCTTACAAAAAAGCTCCACTCAACGCAAAACAACCAAGCGAATCTCCACACCCCATAAAACAGCCATCGTCTATAAAAGTTACAATTTTACAATAGAAATCCTGAGAAAGCAGCAACGTCCTTATTCAAAGATCAAATAAATAAAATACAGAAAGAACATCATGCAAAAACTCATTGTTTGTAGCCCGCATTTCCACACAGAAACTAATTATCGGCACTCCATCCAGTGACCTACGCCGCGCAAACCGTGGCAGAAAGATTCTCACGAGGTGCACACACACACATTCTGCAGGCATACGCTCGCCCCACATGCTCGTAGACAGGTTATCCTGCCGTTACGCGTAGTGGTACCAGTACCAGCCAAGTCGTAGGCCCTGTTTCTACCTGCCCTGCGTCTCGTCTCAAAAGCAGCAGCGTGCTACCACGTTAGCCCTTTTGCCCCCAAAGTCAATGGACGCCGCACTTGGCGTTGCTGGGAGCGGCCGGGCCCACACCCCGCTCCGCTCCACTCCACTCCCCTCTCTACTGTATAAACAACTCTACGGGAAGCTACAGAAATATACAAACGGACGCGGAACGGATGGCACCAGAAAGGAGCCAAAAAGTAGCCGGAGAAAAGAGATCTTCACGGGTTCGAAGCGAGCCGTTGATGGGTAGGCAGAGGCAAAAGTCGGCGATTAATGGCAACCATACTGTAATCGTAGTGCCGGTGCTGTGTTGCCAGGGGAAGTCGGCGATTATCCAGTTGCCGTGTCTCTCTCTTTCGTGGCCGGTGATCCCCATTTACTTCCCACGTCGCACAGCAGAGTGTGGCAGCATCGCCAGCCTCTGACTAGGAAGCCCGCGCGCAGGGGTACGCGGTGAACAGTGGGGGCTGGCGCAGGCCGTGGCCTCTCCGTTCCGAATGACAGTACCACCCGGAGTTATGCTGATCGTCTCTACCAGGCCCGGCGGCTTTGATTTGGAGAGCAGGTGAAAGGGTTGCAGATAAAAGGTCCTAATTTCGGGCCAGATTTGGGACCTCCCGATGCAGCACGGCAGGACGCCCGGGGTTTGCAGACACGGGCATCCATCAGCTAACAGCTACTAGTACCACTACCAACTCGTGCACTTGAGGATATAAAATGGTAACGAAGATACGAACATAAACTGCCTTAATGAACACCACATGAACAGATCAAAAATCTAGACCAAAAATGTCACTAccaggaaggaagaggggggaggggacAGGGGTCTGTCTTGTTATGCTTACTTTCCGGCTCTTGGTCCATGTCGACGCTGAAGTCCTGCGGCCGCCGCCGGCAGCAGGCCAgcgtcttcatcctcatcttccttCCTCCTCCCCGGCAAGCACGATCAGCGGGAGCCCAACCTGAAACCCAGGAGACATCGCAACGGGCAGCAGCGTCAGGACGAATGAAAACCAATCTCAAAACAACTAGTAAATGCGCTGCCGCAATAAACACGGGGAGCCGTACGCGGCGGCGAtcggaggcgaggcgaggcgaccgGCGAACGGCAAGAGATGGAGACGGGCTCCCGTCTGCCTGCACGGCCGAAGATTTCAATCCCCTCACCCCTCCCTTTAATTTGTTTACCGCGACGCGCCACCTCCCTCGCCCACGGCCACGAACGAAGGAACGAACGAAAAATCGCGCCTTTTCAGATGCAGGGTAATGATTGACGCATCGGCAGCGCAAAGGCAAAAGCGAAAAATAAAGAATTGctaatggaggaggaggagcaaaTCTAGCGAGGATGCGCGGCTATGGGATGCATTGACGGCGCGATATTGCGCATTTACTTGTTACTAATAATCGGAGGCGTCGACTGATGGTGATAAATCCGTTGTGCGTCTTTGCTGTCCGGACGGGTGATTTATGGGCGCAACGGAAACGGAGGGAGGGCGGTGCTACGGCTGGCTGGTGGTGACGCGTCaggggggaggggggctcgccggtcgAGGCACTGGCGGCCGTGCAGGCGGTGCGGAGGCGTTGGGACTTTGAACTTTGAATTTTGAACTGGGCCGGTGGGTGGGAGGGGGTCGGGAAAG from Triticum dicoccoides isolate Atlit2015 ecotype Zavitan chromosome 6A, WEW_v2.0, whole genome shotgun sequence encodes:
- the LOC119317561 gene encoding rop guanine nucleotide exchange factor 14-like; translated protein: MRMKTLACCRRRPQDFSVDMDQEPEKVTTYNGLESCIFNSSSYDEDSGVSATTGPDGCVTADSLEDEASSCSSSKDVDGSSFSSQCLPLSKQEEHSLYELDTLDAIHLLPVKGKNPITYTLSAADIEIMKEKFAKLLLGDDVSGGARGVCAALALSNGITNLSATIFGELWKLEPLCEEKKIRWRKEMDWLLSPTTYMVELVPTKQNGADGCMFEIMTPKARSDVHVNLPALQKLDSMLIEVLDSMVDTEYWYVESGSRSGGQGKNNGERQTKKWWLPSPCVPEQGLSQFQRKRIVFQAKLVHQILKAAKSINEQVLLQIPIPMAVMDALPKSGRSSLGEDLYHAITTDYIPIEEIFVSLSLKTEHSVLETMNRLEGALFAWNQRISEERSRRSPARHSWKFMKDSSSELEKMSACIERVETLIQLLKSRFPNLPPTFIDVVKVQYNEDVGHAIVEAYSRVLVGVAFSILSRVAEIMLEDDLVKKPNTPMASLKFDLSSDVYLAGITETPPGHIRRSLMDQISMVDGRFDAVVKKRGAKQLMW